Proteins found in one Selenomonas ruminantium subsp. lactilytica TAM6421 genomic segment:
- a CDS encoding replication initiation protein gives MSEELDERRPIIYQSNPLVEGRQPFGAIEMRLFLLALQHVNPHVSKNDKFYDEAFKDLRLSPGQVKKVFGHGEYLNRLESICDGMAEKVVTLRDSDGGFTKYPIFGRIKYRPEDGLLIKFNEDMRPLILDILESGRGYTKLDAKQLFGLHSAYAVRLLELMLQYRGMMQNNIITRNIAIEDLRFLMNIEDGKYKHVGSFVQTVIETPINDINQSTEYNISYEKVRNGRKIIGFIFSLDCSEVTASQDVQRNIQLEMTPSKKERHGLSIKVVTQLTTLCGSNEEFEKRMEHALKLAEQRKPENLQGFLYNAIKENYRQQDLDTQAAIERELTAIKENNEWEQVAKKLFGGEVAIDESKEEIPFDKKNKIEAAIVKVICKELRDRKLSFTSRSRLEDHNMSVERFLELYA, from the coding sequence ATGTCAGAGGAACTTGATGAACGTAGGCCTATTATCTATCAGAGTAATCCTTTGGTAGAAGGACGACAACCATTTGGAGCAATAGAAATGCGCCTCTTTTTACTGGCTTTGCAACATGTAAACCCACATGTGTCGAAAAATGATAAATTTTATGACGAGGCATTTAAGGATTTAAGATTATCTCCGGGACAAGTAAAGAAAGTTTTTGGTCATGGTGAATATCTCAATAGACTAGAATCTATATGTGATGGAATGGCAGAAAAGGTAGTTACACTTCGTGATAGTGATGGAGGTTTTACCAAATATCCTATATTTGGACGTATAAAATACAGGCCCGAAGATGGATTGTTAATCAAATTCAATGAGGATATGCGCCCGTTGATATTAGATATACTAGAATCAGGACGTGGCTATACTAAATTAGATGCTAAACAACTTTTTGGCCTTCATTCAGCTTATGCTGTAAGATTATTGGAGCTGATGTTACAATATCGTGGCATGATGCAAAATAATATAATTACAAGAAATATAGCAATTGAAGACCTGAGATTTCTCATGAATATAGAAGATGGGAAATATAAGCATGTTGGTTCATTTGTACAAACAGTCATAGAAACACCTATTAATGACATAAACCAGAGTACAGAATATAATATTAGTTATGAAAAAGTGAGAAATGGTAGGAAGATAATAGGATTTATTTTTTCTTTGGATTGCAGTGAGGTTACGGCCAGCCAAGATGTTCAAAGAAATATACAGTTGGAGATGACGCCTAGTAAAAAGGAAAGGCATGGTTTATCAATTAAGGTCGTAACGCAGCTAACAACATTATGTGGAAGTAATGAGGAATTTGAAAAAAGAATGGAGCATGCGTTGAAATTAGCTGAACAAAGAAAACCCGAAAATTTACAGGGATTCTTGTATAATGCTATAAAAGAAAACTACAGACAACAAGATTTAGATACGCAAGCTGCGATAGAACGTGAGTTGACGGCTATAAAAGAAAACAATGAATGGGAACAAGTAGCGAAAAAGTTGTTTGGTGGTGAAGTCGCTATAGATGAGTCGAAGGAAGAAATACCTTTTGATAAGAAAAATAAAATAGAGGCTGCGATAGTGAAGGTAATATGCAAAGAACTTCGTGATAGAAAACTATCATTTACATCGCGTAGTCGTTTAGAAGACCATAACATGAGTGTTGAGAGGTTTTTAGAGCTATATGCCTGA
- a CDS encoding ParA family protein translates to MRVVVFSNKKGGVGKTTSALATAAGLVKAGYKVLAIDMDGQGNFGVSSGGEKNVKGTYDFLKGDSLETVLQSNGVYDFIAGDKRLSNAEADFPRIGSESLLRKALKKVAGYDFVIIDTPPAMGLLTLNALVVADDLIICAQSDAYSVAGCMELFGNVELVRENYNENLNIAGILLTRYSTQTNISKQMLPLYEQAAQVMGAVVFNTKIRENIKLTESQVMNKPIYKYAPDSNGAKDYEAFLNEYLEGMKNNG, encoded by the coding sequence ATGCGGGTAGTAGTTTTTAGCAATAAGAAAGGCGGCGTAGGTAAGACGACCAGCGCTTTAGCAACGGCAGCAGGCTTAGTAAAAGCAGGCTATAAAGTATTAGCTATAGATATGGATGGTCAGGGGAATTTTGGTGTTTCTTCTGGGGGAGAAAAAAACGTAAAAGGAACATACGATTTCTTAAAAGGGGATTCATTAGAGACCGTATTACAAAGCAATGGAGTATATGATTTTATAGCTGGAGATAAGCGGCTATCTAATGCAGAGGCCGATTTCCCTAGAATTGGTTCGGAAAGTCTATTAAGAAAGGCTTTGAAAAAGGTTGCAGGTTATGATTTTGTGATTATTGATACACCGCCTGCTATGGGGTTATTAACACTTAATGCATTGGTGGTAGCAGATGACTTAATAATTTGTGCGCAGAGCGATGCATATTCAGTGGCTGGATGTATGGAGCTTTTTGGCAATGTTGAGCTTGTTCGTGAGAACTATAACGAAAATCTAAATATAGCGGGGATTTTGCTTACAAGATATTCAACTCAAACCAATATATCTAAACAGATGTTACCTCTTTATGAACAGGCAGCCCAGGTTATGGGGGCAGTGGTATTTAATACTAAGATTCGAGAAAATATTAAACTGACAGAATCACAGGTTATGAATAAACCTATATATAAGTATGCTCCTGATAGCAATGGGGCAAAAGATTATGAAGCATTTTTAAATGAATATTTGGAAGGAATGAAGAATAATGGCTGA
- the fic gene encoding protein adenylyltransferase Fic: MDVNNKLGIEDSLYLAHEEERLTKKRALELHDKRMLYEFEVGTFAGLKSIHGYLFQDVYAFAGKLRTVNITKGYFRFVPVLYLAEALCNIDKMPQNTYEQIIDKYIEMNVAHPFREGNGRSTRIWLDVILKKELGQVIDWSKIDKEDYLFAMERSPVRNKEIMMLLKEALTNHIDDRQVYMKGIDASYKYEGYSTYKIEDL; this comes from the coding sequence ATGGATGTAAACAATAAGTTAGGAATAGAAGATTCGCTGTATTTAGCTCATGAAGAAGAACGATTGACGAAGAAACGTGCCCTTGAATTGCATGATAAAAGAATGTTGTATGAATTTGAGGTTGGCACTTTTGCAGGCTTGAAATCAATACATGGATATTTGTTTCAGGATGTCTACGCATTTGCCGGGAAGTTGCGTACAGTCAATATAACAAAAGGATATTTTCGATTTGTACCAGTATTGTATTTAGCGGAGGCGCTTTGTAATATTGATAAAATGCCGCAGAATACCTACGAGCAGATTATTGATAAGTATATTGAAATGAATGTTGCTCATCCCTTCCGTGAAGGAAATGGCCGCAGCACTCGCATTTGGCTGGATGTCATCTTAAAAAAAGAACTGGGTCAGGTCATTGACTGGAGTAAAATCGATAAAGAAGATTATCTTTTCGCCATGGAGCGCAGTCCTGTTCGCAATAAAGAAATAATGATGCTGCTAAAAGAAGCGTTGACCAATCATATTGATGACCGACAAGTATATATGAAAGGCATTGATGCTTCCTACAAATATGAAGGTTACAGCACCTACAAAATTGAAGATTTATAA
- a CDS encoding AAA family ATPase: protein MKLPIGIEDFAMLRQNNYYFVDKSLFIKDLLDRSPKVLVMTRPPRFGKSLLLSMPKYFFSSEYGKGNRHLFDGLAIEQAGSPYMDEQGEKPVVMISLKECRGTTWAQMLENLKSKMAALYQQYMFLMKNKAIRDVERRYFTAICNKSSNTASLEISLQQLLQFIKQHYHKPVVLLIDDYDMVIQQAWENDFYTEACTFMGNFLGSALKTNPALDFALLAGVLGIPDNNFFLGLNNVVTSSVVNESYPTTMGFTRDEVTKLASTFGQKQRLPEIAQWYGGYHYAGMEIYNPWSVISYFANHCRSQSYWDITINQAMLKQLIPKASHEQYNSLLQLHEGQNITAVIEDGSFYEDVGIDALYTLLLISGCLTAESSHWGPAGQECTLVIPNKETHILYRQEIFRHIS from the coding sequence ATGAAACTTCCTATTGGAATTGAAGATTTCGCCATGCTAAGGCAAAATAATTACTATTTTGTCGATAAAAGCCTTTTTATCAAGGATTTACTGGATAGATCACCTAAAGTGCTGGTAATGACACGCCCTCCACGGTTTGGCAAGAGCTTACTTCTGTCTATGCCCAAATACTTCTTTTCATCAGAATACGGCAAAGGAAACCGCCACCTCTTTGACGGCTTGGCTATTGAACAGGCTGGAAGCCCATATATGGATGAACAAGGGGAAAAACCTGTGGTTATGATTTCTCTAAAGGAATGCAGGGGAACTACCTGGGCGCAAATGCTGGAGAATCTAAAAAGTAAAATGGCCGCTCTTTATCAGCAGTATATGTTCCTGATGAAAAATAAAGCGATAAGAGACGTTGAGCGCCGGTACTTCACCGCCATTTGTAATAAGAGCAGCAATACGGCAAGCCTTGAAATCTCTCTACAACAGCTTCTTCAATTTATCAAACAACACTACCATAAACCAGTTGTTTTACTAATAGATGACTATGATATGGTAATTCAACAAGCCTGGGAAAATGATTTTTACACAGAAGCCTGCACCTTTATGGGAAATTTCCTTGGCAGCGCCCTAAAAACCAATCCAGCATTGGATTTTGCCCTGCTGGCCGGTGTATTAGGCATACCTGATAATAATTTTTTTCTCGGCCTGAACAATGTTGTTACCAGCAGTGTCGTAAACGAATCGTATCCCACAACCATGGGCTTTACTCGTGATGAAGTTACCAAGCTGGCATCTACCTTTGGACAGAAGCAACGATTACCTGAAATAGCGCAATGGTACGGTGGTTACCATTATGCTGGAATGGAAATTTACAATCCTTGGTCAGTGATAAGCTATTTTGCCAACCATTGCCGTTCACAGTCTTACTGGGATATTACCATCAACCAAGCTATGCTCAAACAACTTATCCCTAAAGCTAGCCATGAACAGTATAACAGCTTGTTACAACTGCATGAAGGACAGAATATCACAGCTGTCATTGAAGATGGAAGTTTTTACGAAGATGTTGGCATAGACGCTCTTTATACGTTACTGCTAATCAGTGGGTGCCTGACCGCTGAATCCAGCCATTGGGGACCTGCAGGCCAAGAATGTACATTGGTCATTCCCAATAAGGAAACTCATATATTATATAGGCAGGAAATATTTCGTCATATAAGCTAA
- a CDS encoding type II toxin-antitoxin system MqsA family antitoxin, translated as MEEHKYDTETGVELKRDVRPLTIKYQGRSKTFDMPGWYPATDECDATFTQDDLKVYDNAIKELKAEVEHLLLPNEIRTIRKRLNLTQIQAGLILGGGKRAFQKYESGDILPSRAISNLLRLLSIKPSLLKELPAADEE; from the coding sequence ATGGAAGAACACAAATATGATACAGAAACTGGTGTGGAACTAAAAAGGGATGTTAGACCTTTAACTATAAAATACCAAGGTCGTAGCAAAACCTTTGATATGCCCGGCTGGTATCCGGCAACGGATGAGTGCGATGCCACCTTTACCCAAGATGACCTAAAGGTATACGACAATGCCATCAAGGAATTAAAAGCAGAGGTGGAGCATCTGCTACTGCCAAATGAAATACGCACCATCCGCAAACGCTTAAATTTGACCCAAATTCAGGCCGGTCTTATCCTTGGCGGTGGAAAAAGAGCGTTTCAAAAGTACGAGAGCGGTGATATTCTCCCCAGTCGAGCAATATCAAATCTACTTAGGCTGCTCTCCATCAAGCCCTCCCTTCTAAAAGAGTTGCCAGCGGCAGACGAAGAATAA